CTCCACGATCTGCCGAGCAGTCTCTGCCGGGCCAGGCGGCTCATGTTGGACACGTCCGTGTAATGCACCGGGAAGCCGAAGACCCTGCGGGGACACGGCGGGGCTCAGCCAGGAGCGGATGGAGGGCGAGGGGCGTTGGTGGCCTCCGGCGAGGTCCCATGCGCGGCGGCGACTTGGCACGTGAAGCTGTGCCACCGAGCATCCAGCCGAGCAGCCCGAGCGCCGCGAGGACCGTGCGGtcagcagctgcccccagccccgcgtcTCCCCATCACGGTCCCCAtccagcccccccggccccagtACCTCTCCATCTCCGTGCACCACAGGATGTCCTCCTTCTCGTTCATGAAGACGGGGAAATGCTGGTCTTTGCCCTGCTTGATGGAGTTGGAGCGAGTGGTGATAGTTCGCACCTTGCTGAACTGCAAGAGGCACAGGCTCGTCATGCTGCCGGCACCGGGGGCGCACCGCGGGCAGGTGGAGCCGGAGCGCTCCCCGCGGAGACGCTGCTGAACCCCGGGTGGGCAATGCCACCGCTgcccccccacacccctcccTGCAACCCAGGGGGTCCTGGCAGGGCGAGGACCCCCCCACGTACCCCCCCGGGGCTGACCTTGGCTATCCTGCCGTGCTCCAGGCACTCCTGGAGTTCCAGCTTATCGTTGACTGTGGATGCCAGCGGcctggagggagagagggggTCGGCGTGGGGTGGCAGCGCCgcatccccgtgtccccacgcGGTGGCTCCCCAAGAGGGGTTTGGCggggggggtggctgcagccatCTGGGGGCTGTTCAGAGGGGGCAATGAGATGCAGAGGATACACGTGCTGGAATAGATGCTGGGggccagccccgtgctgccTCACGAGCAGAGGGAGCAGCTCTGGGATTTTGGggcatgctgctgctcctgcacagcGAGCAGGGAACGGCCGCACCGCTGCCCACGGGGACGGTGCCAGGAAGGCTGCAACCGTGGAGCCACGGCCGTGCAACTGCGGAGCCGTGGCCACACCGGGGCCAGGCCCAGGCCCTTTGGGGAGCCCCCACCGCACCGGGCAAGCACGCAGACGGGGCGCTCTCACCAACCTGTTCATACCGGGAAGGTTTCCCCAGAAGTACCGCGCCCTGTGTGCCGCAGACACTTCTTTGGCATCGATCATGACGGGGTTGGACTGCCAGAGCGAGGAGAggccgggggtcaccgggggcTCTGCGGGGCCCCAGGGTGCCCCTGCAGGCCGGGTCCCGAGGGGACAGCGGCGGTGACATGGGGAGGTGCCTGCCACGCTCCCGCCCCGGCACTCACCTCGAGGAAGCGCGAGATGTCCCTTTTGTCGCTCACCCCCATGGCCACCACATTCTCGAAGAGCCAGAAGAAGGGCCGGTCGTCGCCCTCCTTGGGCCGGGCTTCGTGCAGGAGGCGGTAAAACTCGAAGAAGAGGCGCCCGGTGCCCTCTgggcaggagagagagagggatggTGTCAGGGGGGCAGCCAGTGCTGGTGGTTTTGCAGCGGCAGCAGCGAGGGGACACCCACCGTACAGCCCCTTCCTGGCCGGGTTGACGATGGAGAGGTCGTTGCAGGGGCTGCCCCCTATTACCAGGTCGAACGGGCCCCACTCCTGTATCTGCAAGGGAAAATACACGGCGGGGTGAGCCAGGGGACCGCGTCCACCTGCTCCGGGCACGGCACAGCGGTGCCAGGGGAAGCCCCGGGACATGGGGGCTGTCACGGCGCGATGGGATGGAGCGGCCATGCCGGTGAGCCCCGGTGGAAGGGATGCTGCCAGCTCCCCGGTGTGCGGGGAGGGACGGGACAAGGGACCACGGGGCACAGGTCCTGTGTCAGAGGGGACAGGGATGAGTGGTGGGATGCGAGGCCAGCGGGATGGGTTGCCCCCATCCCCGGGGAGACCCGCAGGGAGGGGAAGCCGCGGGGGGGCAGCCGGCAGGACGTACGTGTTTCTGGGTGACATTTCGGACGTCCCCGACGTACATGATCTTGCCCTGGTGCCTCACCATGCCCACGGTGATGGAGTCCTCGCACACCTCGGAGGCAATGTAGCGGTCCACCTGGATGCCCAGGTCCTTCAGCACCAGTAGGCCTGCGGGCAGTGGGGCCAGGGTCAGCGGGGCGTAGGTGAGGGGTCTCATCCCACctccctgtcccatcccatcccatcccatccccgcagcactgctcagcacatGCCAACCCTTGATTCTCCACGACCTCCGTGGGGCGGGACCTGTTGAGGGGCTGCCAGGACAGGGACCCCCGGATCCCCCACCCACCTGTGGCGATGCCGTCGAAGAGCGAGAGCACGCGGATGGGCTTCCTCTTCTCGGCTGGGACAGGCGGGTAAACCTTTGGTGGGTCCTGAAAGCAACGGGGGGAGCGTGAAGCCGGGGAGCGGGGGTCCCGCGGCAGGACAGGGGTGGGGCGGTGGGCACTCACAAACTCCTGGTCGTGGTTGTTGGCGAAGAACATCTGCAGGCGGGAGGGCCAGTCCTCCCGCCGCCGCAGCAGCCCGTAGATGCCCTTGTGGCCGCACATGTAGCAGTTCCAGGGGTCCTCCTTGATGGCCGCCTGCGCCGCCCCCGGGCCCACCAGCAGGTCCACGCACTCCACGCAGAAgcacctgggggggggcaggagcgGGGCGTGCATCAGCCacgggctgggggcagggggacggggccccgggacccccggcaCCATCCCCAGCAGGAtgctggtggggacagggacaccgcTGGTAGCCACGGTGTGCCAGGGGTGTGCGCACACGTCGGTGTGCCGTATCGGTGACAGTCCCCCCTGCGTGGTCCCGCGCCCCACGGGACTAatggcagccccctccccttGGACTTTGGGGGACACCgggggacccccagcccctcgccgggacctgctgcactgcccagccccacgggaCCCCCGGCCTCCCGCGGCACCGACCTGCAGCAGTTGTTGTTGCCGCACATGAGCACCTCGCGGCCACCGCAGCAGATGGTGCAGTAGGACTGGTAGCCGTCGTCGTCGTACTGGTACGCGCACTCCAAGAAGCAGTTCTGGGGGGAGCGAGGGTGTCAGCGTGGTGTGCCCCCCCCCAAGCCCTGTGCTGGGCCACAGGGGGGGCGCGGGGACAGGGcgctttggggaggggggaccCCCGCTGCCCCGTACCTTGCAGTTTTGGCACATCCCCCCGATGAACAGAGGGTGCTCCAGGGTGACGTTGAGGCTCCCGCAGGAGATGCAGATATCTGGAGGTCATGGGGGGGGCAGGTGACTCTGGGGGGTCTGTGCCCCCCCAGTACCCCCAGAGCCAGATGGGGTCGCCCTGCTTCTCACCCCTGCCTATGCCGGAGACGCCAGACCCTGGTGGCGTCCCCCAAGGACCCCCACCTCCATGGGCTGGGGGCTGTTTGTGGCCCCCCTTGGCTTGCAAGGCTGAGGGTCGCAGCCCCCCTGCAGCTTTCtcctgcccccccagcccctctgcctccACCGCCGGGGGGTGCAggctgtgccccagccccaggctgtaCACCGCGCTCACCTTCGATGTTCCTGCATTTCTGCCGGACCTCGTAGACGAGTCGCTCTGGGGAGGAAAGAGGTGCTCAGGGTGGGGGTGCACGGGGGGGAGCCCCTCTGTGCCTTGGGGGGTCCTGCCCCAGCCCGGACCCCTGCCCGCAGCACCAAACGGGGCAAAGGGACCTGGTCCCAAGGACACAGCGCGGTGCTCGCCCCCCATGCCATGGGGAAGGGGGTACCGGGGGGGGCCGCAGTACCTCGGGTGCGCTCGTCAATGATCTCCTTGACCTTGGGCTTCTCCGTTGTGCTTTTCCTGGGCTTTTTGGCGGGCGGGGGCGGTGCGTAGGCGGCGGCTTCGGGCTCTACCCACATCTCCGTGTACACTTCTTTGTAGGGGTTGCGCTCCTCTGCGGGAAGCGGGGGCCGTGAGCAGGGACCTCGTGGTGTGGGGACGTAGCACCCCGGCTCTGCACGGCGTGTGGCTGTGCTGCCCCGGCCCTGTGCAGTGCCTGCCCCAGCTGGTGCCATTGCAGCGGTGCCCCAAAGGAGCCCCCACTGGAGGgaccccgggggctgcagccactGGTGCAGTTATAAATGCCACCACCACTCGTGGCTGAGGTTCCTCCTGGCCACGCAGATGCCACCAAGGCTGCCCGagtgtccccgtgtcccctggGGACACTGCTCCTGGTGTCCCCGCGCTCCCACTCTGCCTGGGGCCCCGCACCCGTCCCCGCTGCCGCTCACCCTCGGGGGGCTCCAGGCCCTTGGGGCCAGACGGCTGGAAGCCTCCCAGCGCCCACTCGATCATCTGCTTGTTCTGGATCTCCACCACCTTGGAGGTGTCCGTCTCGTCGTTCTCGGGGCACGCCGGGAAGatcttccctgctctgctgctcgcCACCTGCATTGTGAGCACCGGCATCACACCCTGCCCCCCACAGGGACCCCCCCAGCAGTCCTGCGCAGCCACGACCAGACGTACACAggcagaccccccccccctaAAACCATGACACCTTGCAGAGCTGCCTAGAGACCCCAGAGGGCCAGAACctcccccagtgccaccccagAGATGCTGATCCCCCAGATCCCCCAGCCCCGAGACCCCTGGCCAGGCCAAGCGACTCCCAGACACCCCCAACATCTTCCTAGGGAGCCCCCCCGGTGCTCGCCCACCCCTCGAGTGATGCCCCATGCTCCCTGGGATGCAGCTTTTGTGCCGTGGGGGCGTGGAGCAGAGCCAGATGCACCCCCTTGGACCCTGCTTGGAGCCCCCAGAAGGGGCCTTgctcagccccgctcccctTGGATCCCCCGGGAGCGCAGCAGCACACGTGCACCGAGCGCCCCGTCCCCAGCTGCGGCGCGGTGCCAcatccccgctgccccccgacGCTCACCTGCAGCACCTCGTAGATGGCTTTGCGGTACATGGGCTGCTTGTTGTAGGTGGCCTGGTGGAAGGCGCTGGAGAAGGAGCTGAGGGGCAGGAGCTTCTCCACGCAGACCTGCGGAGGAGATGGGGACGCGGCCGTCATGCGGGGGGGTCAATGGGGAGGCGCGCACGGAGCCGGGGGTGCCACTTACCACCGAGAACTTGCCGTCCCCGAACCACATCACCCAGCGGGTGCCCTCGGCCGCCCGGCTCCGTCCCGTCATCCACCAGGAGACGATGCGCCCCGGCCACCAGGAGAAGCCGCGCAGCTTGCCCCACACCAGCTCGCCGATGCCGAAGCCCCGGCCGTCCTGCGCCAGGAGAgaaaatggggagggggggcagcGTCAGGGGGGCTGCacccgggggctggggggcgagGAGGGAAGGGGTCTGCAGGGGGGGCACCGCGGGGCGCGCTCACCTCGTACTCGGGCTCGTCGTCGGCCGACTTGGACGTGTTCTTGTCGACAGCGTCGGCCACCACAGGCTCAGGCGTGGTGGCCACGTTGGGCGAGGCGGGGTCGGTGGGCTGCTGCGAGGCGGGGGGGctggcctcctcctccttctggGGCTCGGCCCGCGGCGTCTCCTCCACCACGTTCATCACGGCGATCACCTTCGCCTTCTTCTCCGCCTggcggggggagagggggcgTCAGGGTAGGGCAGGCCCCCCCCCTTCCACATCCCATCCCATCGcacccccatcccatccccggTCTATTGCATCCTGGTCGCATTCCATCAGATCTttgtcccatcccatccccactCCATCACATCCTCATCCCTCTGCATCCCcgtcccatccccatccctttcCTGTCCCCACCCCACGAGGCAGGCTCCCACCAGGCGCCCCCTTAGCAGGGGGCTCCATCGCAACAGCTTAGCATGAGTGGAGGCCCCCATCagtgccctgctgccccccaccATCATCCACTGTCCCAGCCCCgggctgtgtgctgctgggtgctccCCCTTgtccccgtgcctcagtttccccctgCAGTCCTGGGGGGGACAGCTGGAGGAGTGCTTGCAGAGCTTCggaggaaggagctggcagctgcccCTGAGCCAgagcctgctctgccccccaggggggctgcccctgccccagcctgagCGTCCCcaaagctgccagcagccccccagcccctgccccagttGATCCCCCTGACGGAGCCGTGGCCTTCCTGGGACTGGAGCTGGGAACGGGCTCAGGAGCCCACCAGTGACACCAGAAGGagggtgcccagcccctggAGCCCCGCGCCTCCAACCCATGCCCCCATCCCGGTCTCCATCCCACCCCCGTCCCACCCTGGCCCCCACCCCAAGATCCAGGGGGCTGAGCTCCACCCGTTcaggagggctgggagccccCCAGAGCCCGCCTGTCCCGGGACAGCCAGCACCCCTCGGGCACCCCctgtccccgctgtcccctgcCCGCCCCGGTGCGGGGACATCCCAGGGGCGAGCCATGCCCGAGCTGTGCGCCAGGCTCAGGTGTCACCAAGTTGGCCAAGCCGGGACGCACGGAGTTCAGCCGTGCCCGACCTGGCCGAGCCGTGCCaagccgtgccgagccgagccaaCTTTAGTTGCACCTAGCCAAGCCGTGCCAAACTCAGCCGAGATGGACCCAGCGGGGCCAAGCCACGGCAAGCTCAGACGGTCCGGTCCGAGATGGGCTGGGTTGGACCGGACCGGGCCAAGCCGTGCCAAACCGTGCCGTGCCAAACTGTCCCAGGTCGGGCTGATCCGGGCCGGGCCGATCCACGCCGCCCTCCGCGCCCGTCCCGCGCAGCCCACCTACCCATGCGGGCCAggcgccgcggcggggccgagccgtgccgaaccgagccgagccgggccgggccgggctgccGGGGGCACGGCCGGCGGTTCTTTGTCTGGGAACCCCGGGTCACATGGTCCCCGCCGGCCCGGCTGGTTGGCTGCGGGGGAGgggcggcacggcacggcacggcacggctcggggCACCCGGCacggcccgccccgcccccgccccgcacggcacggcacgggtCGGTACGGTCCGGCCCGGCTCGGTCCGACCGGCAAGGCTCGGCCCGGCTGTCTCACCATGGTCCGATCCCGTCCGGTcccgctcggctcggctcggctcggcacggctcggtcTCCTGTTCCCCCCCGGGCGcacggcccggctcggcccggcccggccccgctcggcgCCACCTTCTCTGCCCCGTTCCGTGACCGCTCCAGCGCCGCATCCCCGGTACGGACCGGGCGGCCGCGGGGAAACGCCGGGCTGTGCCGAGCCatgccgggccgtgccgggccgtgctgGGCTGTGCCGAGCCGGGCCGACCAGCATCAAAGGCTCTGCACAGGCCCCGGTCCCCAGCCAggctcggggctgcccccggccacccgagccgtgccgtgccgtgccgtgccagcCCCCCAGCGGGACCCCGCGGCCACTCACCGGCAGCGTCCCTCGGCCCCGCGGCGGCAGTCcccgctcggctcggctcggctcggctcggctcggcagCGGCCGGGGCAGACTCCCCGCCCCGGCGCCGCTCGGCGCTGCCTTTTGTcccggcggccgcggccccgcacCCGGCCCCTTTGTGTTGCAGAGCGGCGGGACAAAGGGGGGAATGGCCCTGGCCCCCGGGCAtgggctgccccgggggggtCGGCCTGGCACGGCAGGAAtccggcggggggcgggggcggcaCCCCCCGGCCCGgttcgccccccccccccccccccccgccacggCTGGGACCCCTCGGGGACCCCCTGGCCCGGTCCGTGCGCCGGCACGGCTCCTGGAGCACCGGCCTGGCCCGGGCCGCACCGCCCCGGCACGTGTCCCCGAGTGTCCCCGGGGAGCCCGGGGGTCCCCAAACATGACCCCTCGAGCTGCACCCCAAAGCAGCTCCAGGCACCCCAGAGCGCGTCCCCCTGGAGCGGGGTGTCCTGTGGGGTCACAACTCCCCGGCAGTCCCGTGGGGTCACAGCCCCCCCGGCTGTCCCGTGGGGTCCCGGCTGTCCCGCGGGGTCGCAGCCCCCGGCTGTCCCGTGGGGTTGCAGCTCCCCAACGGTCTCATGGGGTCGCAGCCCCCGGCTGTCCCGTGGGGTCCCGGCTGTCCCGTGGGGTCACAGCCCCCCGGCTCCGCACCATGCTCTCGCCTCCATCCTCCTGcctgggtgtccccagccctggcacggCCCCAGCACCGTGGCCAGGACACCCCGAGGCCGTGCCAGCGCCCAGCCCCCCCGCAGCACCGCAGTGCAGAGCCCCCACTGCCACGCACCCACGGACCCGCGCCAGGGGTGGGAGGTGGCGGCGTGGCCCCCGCGTGCTCCGGGGGCCTCCGGCTGCGCTGCGGGCACCGCTCGGCACCGGCTCTGCCCCGGCACCGCTCCATGTCCCGGGGGCTGAGCTTTTAACGGGCCCCGAGCAAAAACCCGCGCAGAGATGGCGATGGCACCGGGCCCTGCTGGCGTCCCCCTGCCCAAGGTCCCCCAGGAGGGAccctggcagcacccagcccgctgccccccccgctgtgccccccagctgcagcccagggccGTGCTCAGGGCCCCTTTGTGTTGCAGATGGAGGGGACAAAGGGGGAATGGCCGTGGCCCCGGGCACGGGACAATGTggggggatggggtgggggatGGCAGCAGAGCCCCCATGCctcgtccccatccccatcccctctgcctggctcctgctACCCCCACCCCGCCCAGGGGACTGGGGGGTGagggtcccccatgggcagtGCCCCCTGCCCAGGGTAGGGACGTGCAGAGCACCTCGAACACCATCGACACAGCCGCACCCCAAAACCAGCCAAGCGGCCCAGGGCACCCCGTCCCCTCCGTGCAGGAGGAACCAGGGGACCTCACTGCCCTGGGGACCTGGAACAAGGCCCCTGCTCAGCCCGCACCGCAGCTTCCCCCAGCCGCACGTCCCAGCCCCACGCAAGGTGCCACGCGCCCAGGGAGAGCCTGCACGGAGCCACCAAAGAGGTTCGAGGTGGCAGGGGCCTGGCTCCCCGTCCCCTCAGGGCTGCGTGGGTTCAGGTTCACCCCGCAGAATCACCCCAGTGCTCCCCAAACCCGAGCAGAGACAGCCTCGGCACAGATCCTCGCGCCCGGCAGGGCAGGCACCAGCCTCGCACACAAACCGGCCCGGTGCCGGTGCTCACCAGCGAGCTGCCACGTGCCGTGGCCAAGGGCACGCGCCTGGTGCAGGGGGGGCAGctgcggcggggaggggggcagcagTGCCGTGACCCCCCCGGGACGTGGGCcttgtccctgctgccagcaggggcTTGGATGTGCAGACCATGAGGTCCCCAATGGCACAGGGACCCCCATGGCACAGAGACCCCATGGCACAGGGACCCCATGGCACAGGGATCCCCATGGCACAGGGACCCCCATGGCACAGGGACACCATGGCACAGGGACCCCATGGCACAGGGATCCCATGGCACAGGGACCCCATGGCACAGGGACCCCATGGCACAGGGACACCATGGCACAGAGACCCCATGGCACAGGGATCCCATGGCACAGGGACCCCATGGCACAGGGACCCCCATGGCACAGGGACCCCATGGCACAGGGACCCCATGGCACAGAGACCCCATGGCACAGGGACACCATGGCACAGAGACCCCCATGGCACAGGGACACCATGGCACAGGGACACCATGGCACAGGGACCCCATGGCACAGGGACACCATGGCACAGGGACCCCATGGCACAGAGACCCCATGGCACAGGGACCCCCATGGCACAGAGACCCCATGGCACAGGGACACCATGGCACAGGGACACCATGGCACAGAGACCCCATGGCACAGAGACCCCATGGCACAGGGACCCCCATGGCACAGGGATCCCCATGGCACAGGGACCCCATGGCACAGGGACCCCCATGGCACAGAGACCCCATGGCACAGGGACCCCATGGCACAGGGATCCCCATGGCACAGGGACACCATGGCACAGGGACACCATGGCACAGAGACCCCATGGCACAGAGACCCCATGGCACAGGGACCCCCATGGCATGGGGACCCTCCCTCAGGAACGACAGCCAGGAAATCCCAACAGCACTCGAGCAACCACGGCACACAGATGCTGTAGCACCAGGGGGGTACAGACCGGTGACTGTGGCCCAGCTGGGGCCACATCCATGACGTGCCCAGGGactgggggcagccgggggggcaCGGCCTGCTGGGCACCAGGGGTTTGGGCAGGAGTGGCACACTGTGCCCTGggcactgcagaaaacagcaagaagatCGCCTAAGCCTGCCCGGCCGGGGCTGAGAGGGGGCAGGGCATGCTCGGAGCATTTTGGAGCAGGGCGAGCTgtgggcagggagagctggggtgcgaggggctgcagggaca
The Cygnus olor isolate bCygOlo1 chromosome 3, bCygOlo1.pri.v2, whole genome shotgun sequence genome window above contains:
- the DNMT3A gene encoding DNA (cytosine-5)-methyltransferase 3A isoform X11, encoding MEGSRGRLRGGLGWESSLRQRPMQRHTFQAGDPYYISKRKRDEWLARWKREAEKKAKVIAVMNVVEETPRAEPQKEEEASPPASQQPTDPASPNVATTPEPVVADAVDKNTSKSADDEPEYEDGRGFGIGELVWGKLRGFSWWPGRIVSWWMTGRSRAAEGTRWVMWFGDGKFSVVCVEKLLPLSSFSSAFHQATYNKQPMYRKAIYEVLQVASSRAGKIFPACPENDETDTSKVVEIQNKQMIEWALGGFQPSGPKGLEPPEEERNPYKEVYTEMWVEPEAAAYAPPPPAKKPRKSTTEKPKVKEIIDERTRERLVYEVRQKCRNIEDICISCGSLNVTLEHPLFIGGMCQNCKNCFLECAYQYDDDGYQSYCTICCGGREVLMCGNNNCCRCFCVECVDLLVGPGAAQAAIKEDPWNCYMCGHKGIYGLLRRREDWPSRLQMFFANNHDQEFDPPKVYPPVPAEKRKPIRVLSLFDGIATGLLVLKDLGIQVDRYIASEVCEDSITVGMVRHQGKIMYVGDVRNVTQKHIQEWGPFDLVIGGSPCNDLSIVNPARKGLYEGTGRLFFEFYRLLHEARPKEGDDRPFFWLFENVVAMGVSDKRDISRFLESNPVMIDAKEVSAAHRARYFWGNLPGMNRPLASTVNDKLELQECLEHGRIAKFSKVRTITTRSNSIKQGKDQHFPVFMNEKEDILWCTEMERVFGFPVHYTDVSNMSRLARQRLLGRSWSVPVIRHLFAPLKEYFACV
- the DNMT3A gene encoding DNA (cytosine-5)-methyltransferase 3A isoform X7; protein product: MVESSDTPKDIAAVPKCPPPCPEASPAEPLPNGDLEADGAQWKGAEEGSTSPKGGRPEEDETESLPDGETGRALENGRCTPKEGLDAPADEGELAPSDPQKKRGRRKLLEAAEKSKEEKEENNFDTLKMEGSRGRLRGGLGWESSLRQRPMQRHTFQAGDPYYISKRKRDEWLARWKREAEKKAKVIAVMNVVEETPRAEPQKEEEASPPASQQPTDPASPNVATTPEPVVADAVDKNTSKSADDEPEYEDGRGFGIGELVWGKLRGFSWWPGRIVSWWMTGRSRAAEGTRWVMWFGDGKFSVVCVEKLLPLSSFSSAFHQATYNKQPMYRKAIYEVLQVASSRAGKIFPACPENDETDTSKVVEIQNKQMIEWALGGFQPSGPKGLEPPEEERNPYKEVYTEMWVEPEAAAYAPPPPAKKPRKSTTEKPKVKEIIDERTRERLVYEVRQKCRNIEDICISCGSLNVTLEHPLFIGGMCQNCKNCFLECAYQYDDDGYQSYCTICCGGREVLMCGNNNCCRCFCVECVDLLVGPGAAQAAIKEDPWNCYMCGHKGIYGLLRRREDWPSRLQMFFANNHDQEFVSAHRPTPVLPRDPRSPASRSPRCFQDPPKVYPPVPAEKRKPIRVLSLFDGIATGLLVLKDLGIQVDRYIASEVCEDSITVGMVRHQGKIMYVGDVRNVTQKHIQEWGPFDLVIGGSPCNDLSIVNPARKGLYEGTGRLFFEFYRLLHEARPKEGDDRPFFWLFENVVAMGVSDKRDISRFLESNPVMIDAKEVSAAHRARYFWGNLPGMNRPLASTVNDKLELQECLEHGRIAKFSKVRTITTRSNSIKQGKDQHFPVFMNEKEDILWCTEMERVFGFPVHYTDVSNMSRLARQRLLGRSWSVPVIRHLFAPLKEYFACV